ATGCCGCTACTCCAAGGATCCAGAGAAACCATAAGATCAGCACCAATGGCTTCTCAAATAATGATTGTAATGGAATGAATGCCGTAAGTGCTAGAACCAATAAGATAACTATTCCAGCGCTTAAGCTTGTTAACGCAGCTAAGCGGAACCTATTCACTTGCTGCGAGAATTGCTACCCTTTATTAAATTACCTCACTGCGCCTCCTGGGGCTTCTCCTCCTTTGGTTCCTCCTTGATCAGTGGCTCCCCCTTCCAATCGCTTGGGTAAATAATGACCATATTGACTTGAGTCGTTTGGTCGTTTATCACGTTGCCACGCACAAGTTTTCTCTTCCTCATTCCATCCTCCCTAGGCTTAAAGCCAGGAGGACCAGAGAGCAGTATGTATCGCTTCACTGGCCCCTGTAGGTATGGAAGCATGGGTGCGCCCTCGAACCCGCTTCCTCCCGTTATTCGTAGCTTGACTTCCCCAGGTAACTGAAGGGCATTCCCAATCAATTTTGTATCAATAACCTCCCCAATGCGTAATCCAATTAGCCTCTCCGCATCTTGATCCTTAACTTCCACCTGCTTAGCCTTCCCGCTTAAGGGGTCCGACACCACTAACTTAAATGTAGGCATTGAGGAGCCTTGGTTATATCTTATTTAAATTTTGCCCCTTAATCGCTCCACCGCTTCTTGGCTGCTTGATACTCATGAATCAAATCAACCTCCCCCGGCTCCAAGTATTCCCTGAAATCCATCAATAGCTTCACCAAGTGCTCCTCAGGAATATCAACATATAGTTCATCCCCCTCCCTCACATGTCTGCCAACCATGGCATTTCCCTGGATCGATATAGCCACCTCATCTCCCTTCTTAGCTAATTGAACGGGTTTACCATTGTTCTGCATCTGCATAATAGTGCCAATTACTCTGCCATCCTCTCCCCTCCTCAGCCTATAGCCAGGCCTTACCTGCCCCTCCAATACCTTAACCCCCACTATTATTGGGTTGCTGCGTCTAAAAACATAGCCGGGAATTATCTTTACCTTGCCGGGCCTAGTGACCTTATTCAATTCCCCCTCAATAGACCTACTCCTTTGCTCCCTATGCCAATTAAGGAATTCATCAACTAAGCGGTACAATATATTGTTCTGAAATATCCTGATCCCATGCTGTTGGGCCTCCACATCGGCTTCTTGAGTTACCTTAACATTAAACGCCAAAACCACGGCATAGAGGGGATCCCGCCGCTTCACGACTGAAGCCTCAATTATGTCCCTCCTCACGACCGGCCCTATATCTGCCCTCCTAACCGGTATGTTCTGGTTCCTCAAATAAAGCACCATGCTCTCCAGAGTACCTAGGGTATCAGCCTTAGCCACTACACCGCTCTTATCCACCTCTATCCTTATCGATGATGCTTCGGCCCTCAACTCATCAAGGGCATCCCGTAACTGCGCCTCGCTCTTCACAACTATTAGTGGAGAACCGGGCACGGCCCGCTGCAGCTCTTCACCAACTACCCTAACTCCGGCAGCAGCCTTAACTGAGTTCACCAGCATATACTTATCTTCTGGGTCCCGCATCTCATCAAGCGGCTTAGGCATTACAAGCATCCTAACCGAAGTATAAAACGGGCCATCTAACCCCAGCGCCGCTATTCTGTCTCCCTTATTTATTGACCCATCATATATTATGGTATCGGCCGTGGTACCCCATCCCTTCTCCTCCTTTATCTCCATTATGACCCCCCTCCCAGGCCCATCATGCACCATCAACTTATCCTTAACAAGTCTCTGCGTTAAACCAGCTAGAACCACCAGAAGATCGGCTATCCCCTCTCCAGTGACTGCACTAGTTGGAACTATGGGTACTTGCCTAGCATAATCCATTACCCTATCATACCTATCCGCCTCTATGCCGTTCTCAGCCAGTTCACCAGCTATCTTAGCTATCATCTCCTCAACCCGTCCCTGGGTAGCTTCATCCTGTGCATCATATGAATCTATGAACGCGGAATTGGGATGGGCTTGCCACCCATAGACCTTATCCACCTTATTCGCGGCAACCACGAATGGTATATTCCTCGACTTCAATAGGAAAAGACTCTCCTTGGTTTGCTCCTCCATGCCCTCCAGGATATCGATGACCAATATGGCTAGATCGGCGACGGAACCCCCTCTCCGCCTCAGGTTAGAGAAGGCAGCGTGTCCCGGCGTATCAACCATTAAGAAACCCTTGACCCAGATCTTTCCTTTAAGTCTAAATTTATCCAAAAGCCCTGAGGCGTACTTCTCTATTGCTGGCCAAGGAAGATAGGATAAACCTATGTGCTGAGTTATCATGCCGGGCTCCCTATAAGCAACGGCGGTATTCCGTATCTTGTCCAACAGCAGCGTCTTTCCAACATCAACATGCCCCACCACAACCACTATAGGCGCCCTATACTCAGCCATGGAGAGTCGATGCAATCAGTGTTTAAAAATCATTGCCTCAAAATGTGAGCTACCCCGCCCTTAAGGGCGAGGCTTCCCGCTTCCTTGCCCCGCCTTGCCCATCATCACGGGTAGTGGGCGGTTCAACTGGGCCTTTAACGCCCTCAGCGTTCGTCGATCGGTGTATGCTCTAAACCTAANCCCCATGGTGGGCATCAGAAAAATAAAAGCATCACTAATATAAATATGGATGTGTGGGGAGCAATCATTTCTGGGCCTTTCTGATCCAAGCAAGCCGCCTAGGATTCCTTCCAAGCTTCATGCTGATGAAGCACTTCCTGCTGCAGAACCTCATTATTGTTCCATCGCTCTTCACATACATGAACCCGGTGCCCGGCGCAATGGGTCTCCCGCAGTAGCTGCAATTATATATTCTCATGACTAGACGGGGTCAATTATTGTTTTTAAATTTTCTCACGTGGCTTCGGCTCGATTGCCTTCGCTAT
The Thermocladium sp. ECH_B genome window above contains:
- a CDS encoding 30S ribosomal protein S6 — its product is MPTFKLVVSDPLSGKAKQVEVKDQDAERLIGLRIGEVIDTKLIGNALQLPGEVKLRITGGSGFEGAPMLPYLQGPVKRYILLSGPPGFKPREDGMRKRKLVRGNVINDQTTQVNMVIIYPSDWKGEPLIKEEPKEEKPQEAQ
- a CDS encoding translation initiation factor IF-2 (protects formylmethionyl-tRNA from spontaneous hydrolysis and promotes its binding to the 30S ribosomal subunits during initiation of protein synthesis; also involved in the hydrolysis of GTP during the formation of the 70S ribosomal complex) gives rise to the protein MHRLSMAEYRAPIVVVVGHVDVGKTLLLDKIRNTAVAYREPGMITQHIGLSYLPWPAIEKYASGLLDKFRLKGKIWVKGFLMVDTPGHAAFSNLRRRGGSVADLAILVIDILEGMEEQTKESLFLLKSRNIPFVVAANKVDKVYGWQAHPNSAFIDSYDAQDEATQGRVEEMIAKIAGELAENGIEADRYDRVMDYARQVPIVPTSAVTGEGIADLLVVLAGLTQRLVKDKLMVHDGPGRGVIMEIKEEKGWGTTADTIIYDGSINKGDRIAALGLDGPFYTSVRMLVMPKPLDEMRDPEDKYMLVNSVKAAAGVRVVGEELQRAVPGSPLIVVKSEAQLRDALDELRAEASSIRIEVDKSGVVAKADTLGTLESMVLYLRNQNIPVRRADIGPVVRRDIIEASVVKRRDPLYAVVLAFNVKVTQEADVEAQQHGIRIFQNNILYRLVDEFLNWHREQRSRSIEGELNKVTRPGKVKIIPGYVFRRSNPIIVGVKVLEGQVRPGYRLRRGEDGRVIGTIMQMQNNGKPVQLAKKGDEVAISIQGNAMVGRHVREGDELYVDIPEEHLVKLLMDFREYLEPGEVDLIHEYQAAKKRWSD
- a CDS encoding 50S ribosomal protein L24 produces the protein MRIYNCSYCGRPIAPGTGFMYVKSDGTIMRFCSRKCFISMKLGRNPRRLAWIRKAQK